In Seonamhaeicola sp. S2-3, the genomic window AGTTCAATGGTGCGTTCAAAAATAAGTTTGAGTTTTAAATAATGATCGCTATACTTTTTTAAATCCAACTCATTGAGCTGAACAAACTGCATTTGCTTACCAACCACTTTTATAAGTCCAAAACCCATAATAGTTGTCCCAGGGTCTATTCCTAATATTATTCTTTCTTTCATGTATTTATTAATCACAATAGTAACATCCGCTAAGCGAAATTGAAGCTCCAAAAGTTATTGTTAAAATGTTACCATTGAAAGAGCCATAGCCATTAGTAACTGGGTTAAAATCTTTAGAAAATCCGTTAACATAAGATACATCTGTAAAAATTGATAATTTATCAGAAATACCATAATGAAATTCTACCCCACCCATAACATTAAAATAAGATGTGTTGTTTTGTGTATAATTACCCAAAGGTTTCACAAAAGAATATCCCGGGCCAGCATGAACAAAAACACCTATCCTTGGTGGAAAAAAGCTAAAAACACTAGAGGCATTGTAAACCGCCTGTAAATTTACTCTAGAATAATTTAGTTTGAATTCTGGCGAATCATCAGCATTTGATATTCTACTAAAATTATAATCTAATTTTGCTCCTAACTTAGGTTGAAACATATATTGAACTCCTAAATTTACGGCTGGAAAATTAATGTTGTTCCCTTCAAAGTCTTCAACAAATCCACTTTGCGAAGGACTACTAACTCCTAATCCTGCCTGAGCTTTTATTGCACTTTTACCGTATTGGGCAAAAGTATTTAAACTCAACCCCAAAGAACATAACAAACAAAAAACTGTTTTATAAATTTTAAAATTAAAGTTCATAAGCTAAATAATGGTTTAATTTGCAGGTATGAATAATGCGCTTTACTACAAAACTAAGCAATTCTTTTTTGTACTCATTAAATTAAGTATTGTAGCTGGGGCATTTTATTTTATTTATAATAAACTAGTTAATAATAGGGCATTAGATTTTTCAGTTTTTATTGATTTTTTAACTGAAAATGATGTTTTTTCATTAAAAAACACACTTTTTTTACTCTTTTTAAGCTTTTTTAATTGGTTTTTAGAAATTATAAAGTGGCAAAAACTTGTTGACACGTTAAAAAGAATTTCGTTTCTAAAAGCTTTAGAACAAAGTTTAGGAGCTTTAACAGCATCTCTTTTTACACCAAACCGCATAGGTGAATATGGGGCAAAAGCTATTTACTTTACAGGTGCTAACAGAAAAAAAATTGTGCTGCTAAATTTATTAGGTAACATAACTCAAATGATGGCAACCACCATTTTTGGAATAATTGGACTATCATTTTTTATAACAAAATATAATATTAATATAGACTATTATAAACTAGGTAAAATTGTGCTATTGTTTTTATTGGTATTAATCATCATAGCGTTTGTAATAAAAAACAATACGTTTACTGTAAAAGGGTTTTCAATAGAAAAAATTAAAGATTATATTTTAACCTTTCCTAAAAAAACACTTTTATTAACATTAGTTTTATCTATAATACGCTACCTAACTTTTTCATTTCAGTTTTATGTTTTATTACATATTTTTAAGGTAGATATAAGCTACTTAAACGCCATGGTATTTATTACATCTATGTATTTTTTATCATCTGTTATACCCTCTATTTTTATTTTTGATGTGGTTATAAAAGGCAGTATAGCAATCTATTTATTTGCTCTTATTCAAATTAACGAACTCACTATTTTGAGTATAACCACCATTATGTGGCTACTCAATTTTGTGTTACCCAGTATATTTGGTAGCTATTTTGTTCTCAATTTTAATTTGCCCAAACAAAAAGATTAAAAAATGGTGGTAATAAGTATAATAATTATTTTAGTTTATCTGTTTTTAATAGGAAGTTTTGCTTTTGGTTTTGATAAAGTAAAACCTTTTAAACTAAAAGACACGCCTGCAAAAACTACTTTTACAGTTATAATTCCTTTTAGAAATGAGGCCAAAAATCTTCCAAGTTTATTAAAGTCTATCATAAAGCTAGAATACCCAAAGCATTTATTTGAAGTTATTTTTGTTGATGACGAGTCTGATGATAACTCGGTAGAAATTATTAACAAATTCATTGCAAAATCTCAAAACAACATAGAGATTATTATGAATGAAAGAACGTCTAATGCACCTAAAAAAGACGCCATAACTACTGCTGTAAAAGATGCCAAAAACGACTGGATTATAACCACCGATGCCGATTGTATTTTACCTAAATACTGGCTAGATTGTTATGATGAATTTATACAAGAACATCATTCAAAATGCATTGTTGCTCCAGTTACTTATAATAAAACTAATGGCTTTTTAAACAGATTTCAGCTTTTAGACTTGTTAAGTTTACAGGGTACTACTATTGGTAGTTTTGGTATTAAAAAACCTTTTTTATGTAATGGTGCCAATTTTGGGTATCAAAAATCTGCTTTTAATGAGCTTAACGGATTTAAAGGCAATAGTAACATTGCTAGTGGTGATGATATTTTTTTGTTAGAAAAAATGGTGAAAGCCTATCCTAAAAAGGTTCATTATTTAAAAAATGAGCATGCCATTGTAAGCACTAAACCTCAACAATCTTGGTTGTTATTAATTGAGCAACGTTTGCGTTGGGCATCAAAAGCAAATGCTTATACTAATTGGTTTAGTAAACTTACTGGACTCATTGTTTTATTAACCAATGCCTTAATAATATCTTTAGGATTATTATCAATTTTAGGTGTTTTCAACGTTAAAATTTTTCTTTATTTATTCTTTATCAAGTTTAACATAGATTTCTTTTTAATTTACAAATCGGCAACATTTTTTAATCAAAAAGAAGCCTTACAAAGCTACCCTTTGGCTTTAATATTGTATCCGTTTTTTAGTGTATATGTTGCTTTTTTATCGGTATTTAAAACCTACAAATGGAAAGGAAGAACTTTTAAAAGGTAATATTACTATTCCACATTAATAATAATAGGAAGCTCAAATTCTGTTTTTACTTGCTGCCCCCGTTTTAAAGCAGGGTAAATGGTTGGTAAACCATCTAAACTTTCAACAATTAACGCTTCTAAGTTAGGTATTTCTGCAATGGTAAGACTATCTATATCGGTCTCTAATAAGGTTAAATCTCCTGTTTCTGAAACCTGAAATTTTAGTTGAATGGTATCACTAATATTTTGAGTTACAACAATAACTTCTGTTTCTAAGGCATTGAAAATTTGTTTTTTTAAGAAATACTGAAAACAATACATTTTTTCATGCTTTTGCTCTAAAGAATCGCACTTTGAAAATGTGGGATATGCATCAACCTCGTCCCAATTAAAAGTTTTTAACTCTTCATTTAAAATAGCTTCTGAAGATGTTTTTTTTACGTCAAAATACTTGCAGGAAGAGAGCAAAACAAATATTAAAATAACGAGAAAGTACTTCATGGATTAAAACTATGACCGAAAAGTACAATTTTTTTACTTTTTATATTCACATAAAACGCAAAAACCGAAGTTTTTAGCTTCGGTTTACACATCTTCACTCAATCAATTGGCTTTAATTATCCTTTATTTGTATCAGACTTCTCATCTGCCACTTGAAAAATAATAGGTAAACTATAAGGTACATTTACTAGTTTTCCTTTTTGCTTTCCAGGAATCATTTTGGGAAGTGAGCTAATCACTCTTATTGCCTCTACTTCTAAAGCAGGGTGTGGTGCTCTTGCTTGTAGAGCTACAACATTACCTGCTTTGTTTATTTTAAAAATAACGTTAATACGTTGTTTGCCTGTTAAATTATGCTCTTTAGCTATTTTAGTATTGAAATTTTCATTTACAAACATGCTTATCTCTTTAGACATGCATGCCTTACGGTCATTGTTATTTGATAAACCTTCGCAACCCGGAAAAACAGGTACTTGCTCTATAACTGCAAAAGGAACATCAATATCTTCATTAACTTCATTCTGTACAACAGATATTTTCCAAGGATTTGATTCAGATTTGGAAAAATTCACATTTTTCAATAATTCCAACAAACTGCTTTTTTCTTCATCTGTTAGCTGTCCTTCCTTTGCATCTAGAGAAGCTTTTAACGTTTCAATCTGTTCTGAAATTGATAATTGCTCGGTTGAATTCTTAACTTGTTCTTGGGCACAAGACGTATAAATTAACATTCCAAAAACAAGCGGTATTAATAAAGCATACTTTAATAAATTGATTTGTTTTGATTTTGATTTTTGTAACATAACGATTCGTTTTTTGATTAATGATTGTTTGAAAAATGGATTGATGAAAGATATTTTTTTAGTATCAAAAACCTGTGATAATAAGTTTTGATAATAGGTATTTTTATTTTCTGTTTTAACTGCCTGGGCATCGGCTAAAAATTCATGAAGCTCACCTATTCTATTTTGATACATATAAACTAAAGGGTTAAACCAAAAGAGAATTCTTAATACTTCAAAAAATAATAAATCTAATGAGTGATACTGTTTAACATGTACCATTTCATGTTTTAAAATGGCTTTCTTTTCGTTTTCATTAATTAACTCACCCAAAAAAATATATTTAAAAAATGAAAAGGCAACATTACTTTTTAGTAAATTAATTATATGTAGGTTTCCTACTTTTTTCTTCGGATTTTTTAAAAGTAACTTATACACTTTTAAAAACTTAAAACTTAAAAGCATCATGGCAATTAAGGCTCCTAAAAAGAACATCAACTCCCAAGACCAAAATGTTTTTGGTAAAATAATTACTGGATCTAATACAATAACATCTGGCTCTTGTTGTTTTGTGTTTCCTAAAAAAATCTCTGGTAAAGAGATAATATACTCTTGAGAAACTACATATTTAAAACGTTCAATTTTTATTAAAGGAATTAATAATGATAACAACGCTGTTCCTAATAAATAGGCTCTATTCCAATTAAAAAAGGTTTCTTTCTTTAAAAGAAAATCGTAAACCATTAAAAAGAAAAGTTGAAACGCAATGGTTTGTATAACATATTGAACCATGATTAGGAATCTTTTTTATTTATTTCTTTTAGTACAGACTCTAAGTCTTTAATATTCATATCATTTTTCTTTACAAAAAAAGACACCATACTTTTAAATGACCCTTGAAAGTAATTATCAACCAATTTATTGATAGATTGGTTACTATAATCTTGTTTTTCTACAATAGGAAAGTACACATGCCCCTTACCTTGTTTTTCATATCCTACAAAACCTTTGTTTTCTAAAATTCTAACAATAGTAGATACGGTATTATAAGCTGGTTTAGGCTCAGGCATTTGCGCTATTATAGATTTTACATTGGCTTTTTTTAGTTGCCAAAGTATTTGCATGATATCTTCTTCTGCTTTGGTGAGTTGTTTCATTGTTTTTTACAAATATTTGTTTTGAACTAAAGATTTAGTTTTAACAAATATAACTAAAAAATTAGTTTAAACTAATTTTTTAGTTTAAAATGTAACGTTTATATGATAATTGCGTCTTACTTAATAGAATTTAATTTATATGGACATTATTTTAATTATTATTGCTGCCCTATTTATGGTTTTAGGGCTTATTGGTAGTTTTTTACCAGTTTTACCTGGTCCGCTTACTAGTTGGGTTGGGTTGCTTATTCTTCATTTGGCAAATACAGTGCCTATGGATAAGCCTTTTTTAATAATAACCCTTATTGTTGCAGTGCTTATTTGGGTGTTAGACTATATTATACCCGCTATTGGTACCAAACGTTTTGGTGGTACAAAATATGGTATGATTGGTACATCAATAGGATTGGTTATTGGTTTAATAGCCCCCATTCCGTTTGGAGTTATTATAGGACCTTTTATTGGAGCTTTTCTTGGTGAGTTATTGAATAAAACAGATTCTAATACAGCTATTAAAGCTGCTTTTGGTTCGTTTATAGGCTTTTTAACATCTGCATTTATAAAATTTATTGTAGCTGTAATATACCTAGGTCTTTTTATTGGTATTGTTTGGGATAATAGTAATGCTATTTTTACTTTTTAAAAAGAAGAAGCCCTGTGGGTCTCTCACCTCCACAGGGCCTGTAAATTGCTATTATCAACAAAAAAATTGAGGGATTAATTAATTTTTTGAAGTGTTGACAGGAACAAAGATAAATAATACAGTTCTCTTTCAGCTGTGGAAAAACCGTAACTATTGTACGGTTTACAAGTAGTTTTCAGTTATAATGTAGGTTTACAGGTGTCTTAATTTTATGTTAAAATTAAATAACAACGAAAAGCCAACTCAAAAAATAATATAAATCATACAAAACCTTTTTTTCTGGCTTCACTTAATAGAGTTTCGTCTT contains:
- a CDS encoding outer membrane beta-barrel protein produces the protein MNFNFKIYKTVFCLLCSLGLSLNTFAQYGKSAIKAQAGLGVSSPSQSGFVEDFEGNNINFPAVNLGVQYMFQPKLGAKLDYNFSRISNADDSPEFKLNYSRVNLQAVYNASSVFSFFPPRIGVFVHAGPGYSFVKPLGNYTQNNTSYFNVMGGVEFHYGISDKLSIFTDVSYVNGFSKDFNPVTNGYGSFNGNILTITFGASISLSGCYYCD
- a CDS encoding lysylphosphatidylglycerol synthase domain-containing protein; the protein is MNNALYYKTKQFFFVLIKLSIVAGAFYFIYNKLVNNRALDFSVFIDFLTENDVFSLKNTLFLLFLSFFNWFLEIIKWQKLVDTLKRISFLKALEQSLGALTASLFTPNRIGEYGAKAIYFTGANRKKIVLLNLLGNITQMMATTIFGIIGLSFFITKYNINIDYYKLGKIVLLFLLVLIIIAFVIKNNTFTVKGFSIEKIKDYILTFPKKTLLLTLVLSIIRYLTFSFQFYVLLHIFKVDISYLNAMVFITSMYFLSSVIPSIFIFDVVIKGSIAIYLFALIQINELTILSITTIMWLLNFVLPSIFGSYFVLNFNLPKQKD
- a CDS encoding glycosyltransferase: MVVISIIIILVYLFLIGSFAFGFDKVKPFKLKDTPAKTTFTVIIPFRNEAKNLPSLLKSIIKLEYPKHLFEVIFVDDESDDNSVEIINKFIAKSQNNIEIIMNERTSNAPKKDAITTAVKDAKNDWIITTDADCILPKYWLDCYDEFIQEHHSKCIVAPVTYNKTNGFLNRFQLLDLLSLQGTTIGSFGIKKPFLCNGANFGYQKSAFNELNGFKGNSNIASGDDIFLLEKMVKAYPKKVHYLKNEHAIVSTKPQQSWLLLIEQRLRWASKANAYTNWFSKLTGLIVLLTNALIISLGLLSILGVFNVKIFLYLFFIKFNIDFFLIYKSATFFNQKEALQSYPLALILYPFFSVYVAFLSVFKTYKWKGRTFKR
- a CDS encoding M56 family metallopeptidase, yielding MVQYVIQTIAFQLFFLMVYDFLLKKETFFNWNRAYLLGTALLSLLIPLIKIERFKYVVSQEYIISLPEIFLGNTKQQEPDVIVLDPVIILPKTFWSWELMFFLGALIAMMLLSFKFLKVYKLLLKNPKKKVGNLHIINLLKSNVAFSFFKYIFLGELINENEKKAILKHEMVHVKQYHSLDLLFFEVLRILFWFNPLVYMYQNRIGELHEFLADAQAVKTENKNTYYQNLLSQVFDTKKISFINPFFKQSLIKKRIVMLQKSKSKQINLLKYALLIPLVFGMLIYTSCAQEQVKNSTEQLSISEQIETLKASLDAKEGQLTDEEKSSLLELLKNVNFSKSESNPWKISVVQNEVNEDIDVPFAVIEQVPVFPGCEGLSNNNDRKACMSKEISMFVNENFNTKIAKEHNLTGKQRINVIFKINKAGNVVALQARAPHPALEVEAIRVISSLPKMIPGKQKGKLVNVPYSLPIIFQVADEKSDTNKG
- a CDS encoding BlaI/MecI/CopY family transcriptional regulator, which codes for MKQLTKAEEDIMQILWQLKKANVKSIIAQMPEPKPAYNTVSTIVRILENKGFVGYEKQGKGHVYFPIVEKQDYSNQSINKLVDNYFQGSFKSMVSFFVKKNDMNIKDLESVLKEINKKDS
- a CDS encoding DUF456 domain-containing protein; amino-acid sequence: MDIILIIIAALFMVLGLIGSFLPVLPGPLTSWVGLLILHLANTVPMDKPFLIITLIVAVLIWVLDYIIPAIGTKRFGGTKYGMIGTSIGLVIGLIAPIPFGVIIGPFIGAFLGELLNKTDSNTAIKAAFGSFIGFLTSAFIKFIVAVIYLGLFIGIVWDNSNAIFTF